Below is a window of Malus domestica chromosome 13, GDT2T_hap1 DNA.
ACAAGAATAAAAAGAGATTATATTTGATAAAGTTTACTCACCATAGCTAGCTTGCGATATGCACGCCTTATCTCTTCCACGGAAGAATCCGAGCCGACACCAAGAACACTGTAATAAGAGGGAGACCCCTGAATTCGATCACCCTCCATCTTCAACAAAACCAAACTCTCGGAACTTCTTCAAACCAAATTCTCAGTCCACAAAATAATCGCATCCGAAGCTTGCTGATCTCGAAAATTCTGGTGCCCAGACGACCTTTGCAATACAACGAATTACGAGGGAAAGGCGGTGGTTGCGTGATTTATGATGCGGTCGCAGGTCGGTTATACATGTTATACATGATATATAGGAGAAGACGGAGCAAAATATCTGGTGGGCTTTTGATTTTTAACTCAGGTTCGCCATCCGGAATGTTCCCGAACACTCTGTATGATAACGTGGAAGTCTCTTCTGTCTGTGGTCGTACCCTAGATTTTTTCGGCCCTCAGATATTTTTCAGTTTCCTGATTTAGTAGGTGCTCAGTTTGGATACGGATTTATATGCCGATATTATCCAGTGTCCAGCTGACACCTGGAAGCTAATGTTTTCAATGTATGCTTTGCATACTTGGGCTTGCTGTTTGGATCCATAAGTTTTATCGCAAGGCCCATCAACCTTTCTATTTGAATACAACGGCAGAGTCGATGTTTCCATCACTCAAGTTCCACTAAACAAAACCATGGCATCGAAACCATCGTTAATCTCCCTCATCGCCGCCGTTCTGATCATCTTGGTCCAATCCCAAACCTGACCCACGCCACAGAGCCCCGCCTCATCAATTTCCGATCCCCCAACCTCTTCCCCGAAGGCCTCGCCTACGACCCATTTGCCCAACACTTTATCGTCGGCTCCTTAGGCTACCGCATTATCGTCTCTGTCTCCGAAGCTGGCGTCATCGACACTCTCATCTTCGACCCCACCGTAGTCCCTGAGAACCTCACCGTACTCGGCCTCGCCGTCGACAAACTCAACAACCGCATTAAGAGCTGATtaggtattgttgtgctttgaaaaaaaaaaatttctgctGTGCTATGAAAATAAGgttatttttgctgcttcacgttttcagtttttttttttcactcaaaactgtgaaataaattgtttttaagtgtttaccaaacacattttttagctcagttttttttttttatagacattttttataaaagcacctcaataccaaaccaatacTTAGGGCTACTCTGGGCTGTAGCCCAGGTAGCTTTCGGTAGAAGATAAAATTTTACAcgtaatttttattgattttcgaATGTAGCCCTACCATATATTTAGTCACTAATTCGAATTCTCTcaatttaattatataatacaaTTTACAAAGCATCTCTtttttctcacatattttttcTCATCGCTTGTTGTACATGTACAAGTTTGAATAACGAAAGTTCTTGGCTTAACTTGTGAAAATTTTCTTAAGCTAGCCGATActgtaaaaaatatattatcaagtttctttgtttataaaaatttaaatcttTAAACTAGCCACCAAAATTTCTAGCTCCGCTATTGGAGCCGGGCTCCCAATTCCACGCCCTCGCAGCCTACAACTTATGCACCCGCCAACGCTTCTTCCTCGCTACCCTCCTATCAGACGACGATAGCTGACCAGGTCCCATCACGAACTAAATCGCGGTTGACTTCAAGGGGCAACGCCTATGTCACCAACTCGGGCGGCAACTACATCTGGAAGGTCAACACCTAAGGGGAGGCCTTTATCTTCTCTAAATCACTCATCTTCATGTCGCATAGCGTGGACTACAACTTGTCGTATACTGACTTGGGCCTAAACGGCGTTGCTTACAATAGCAAGGGGTATCTATTGGTGGTGCAATCGAACACCGACAAGATGTTCAAGGTGGACGCGGACGACAGCACGGCCAACCTGGTGCTATTGCCAAATGACTTACTTTTAGCCTACAGGATCACGGTCCAAAGTGACAGCGTTGTTATGGTGGTGTCGTACAAGACACTGTGGTTACTAATGAGCTAGGACATTTAGGGGAATGGCgatttttatgacaaaattgcCCTTGACCCAGAGGGGTCTCCGACTTTAGTGGCGGTCTACGGGGAGGACAAAGTGTACGTGTTGCGATGGGCACCTGATGGAAGGTGTAAAAGGAGATGTGGAGCGGGAGGAGTTTAGTATTAAGGAGGTGAGGTATGAGTGGtatatcacgtgtttttatataagtggtgaaaatttttattttttaagttattaactttttaatacacatatcacatcatttgtatagtgacatatGATatactaggggtgggttcaaaaaactgaaaaccgaaccgaaccgaaatcgaaaaaaccgaactgaatgaaaaaactgaaccaaattgaaaaaaccaaactgaaccgatttcttttggttcggttcggttttagtgatctagaaaccgaaccaaaccgaaccaaaccaaattaattaaattaatttttttatttaattatttattttgggtattattttataaactcaatttgtaagttaaaatgtgctaaacccaatgtgttgccaaattttaagctcaaaatatttttaaaaggcctataaaaactctaaaccctaacttattatttctcccccatataagtttccggaaccaaacctcctcCTAAAGTACCTATATCCATCTCCATAAcactgtctacttctgccccagctttcttttctaaatctactctcatataacatgtaacagaatttataaacatttatttcgggtagattacttgcgTAATttatgatggaaaagaatccaacacacactaaataaatccacccacgcattacttttactaatcaagttgtcaacatgcagttacgAGCAAATAGCCCTGAtttttgaacaacatcatacaatttaacttttctaagtcatttgtacgatttttgtgttgtgaggttgttagtttggactttggaagacttgattgatgattttagttcaacttaaaatttttattttcattgtctttgattctagttagaatgcttatgattgtgttggagatgttaaaatttaaaatttcaatatttttcatttaaaaaaaaacaaaaaacaaaaaaccgaacccgaacaggaaaaaatcgaaccgaaaaaaaaagaaccgaaCCGaagttttggttcggtttcgattttggcaaaaaaccgaaccgatttgaaccgaacccacccctatgaTATACCATCCCGTGTTCCtgtcatattgaaaaatctcttgaaAGCAAGGAAGACGGTGTTTGGATATTCGTTTTGATTGGGTTGGGATTGGCTTATTTCTTGTTTTGAAGGTTTAAGATGAGGCACCTTGTTGGCTAATTGAACAGAAAAACCAATTAGCGTTTTTGGAgggttctattttttcttttctttttaacaaacgatattattttcaCTAAGAGGAGCGTGGGAGAGTGGGTTAAGTCTTATACTCGGCTAgcaataataatgtgattcaaatttgcaTTGAATATAAGATTACTTAGAgtaatatcactagaccgtagtactaagcaGTTACTTTTTGGAGGCTTTATTTTCCCtcgtttttctttttgtttttttttttcattttgtagaTTACTATTTTAATACTTGTTTGCTCGTTTGATCAAATAGAATAAATTAGTTTTAGGATTAAGTACTTAAAACCCCTAAATATTTTAGTTTCGTTCTAAATTGGTCTCAactttttaaacattccaaacaaTTACCTaacctattgaaaatgtcacatcTGTTAAGTCCCAATTAATTCATGTTAAATAAACTATAACTTAATTTGTCTCTAGCATCAGTAGAAGGTCATGGAAGCATGAACTCCACCAAGTAATGGTCACCACCACCCCTTTTAGGCTTTATCTACTTTGTAATTTAGAGAACCACCAAACTAGATGGTTGCAACCCACGGGCATAAAAGAAGCAAGTGCTCAACATATTCCTCATGAGCATTGCAGAGAGGGCATATCAGAGTAAGTGAACATCGACGCCTATAAAGATCCTCCATTGTAGCCAACGCTCGATTCAACGCCCTTCACATAAAGCATCTTATCTTCAAGGGGGGGTCTTCAACTTCAAAATGACCTTCTAAACATGAGAAGGAATCGAGTAAGATGTGGAAGTAACCCTAGCTGCCATTGGCACCACTCGGGAATGCACCCAGTGGTATCCCGACCTTATAGTGTAGACCCCGTTCCTATTCTCCGACCACACCAGCCTGTCCCTTCACATTTGGTCACCAATGCTAGTGTTAATAATCGCCTTGCACTCTTCATCCGAAATAAAAGGCTTGAGAAAGTCAATATCCCAAGTACTCGAAGGCCCACAAATTAAAGAGCTCACACGCAAGTTCCTCGACACCAACACGTTACCTTGAGGAATACGGTGCCCGTGAGGAAAAGATGGGATCCATCTGTCATGCCAAATTCGAACACTTTCCCCATTATAATTTGCCAATGGGCACCCCAAAGTAGGCCCCACCAGCAGACTTGTCCATCCCCAAAAAGCCCTGCCCCTacatttggcctctagaaacgAGCAGTTAGGGAAGTTTAACACACTTTTTTTAACCTCATTTGCTCCTCATGCcttacaaaattgtaaagtattaagtttgaagtgcccttcccttggaaaaaaaaaatatttaatttggaGCGGAAATGGCTGAAAAAATTGTCCAAATCGTTAACTAAGGAGGAAAAATGACTATGCACCCATATAGGCCTTAGGTAGTGTAACACTCGACTGTTTCGTTGACCCCAAAAGTTGGGCGATTATTTATCTGAGAACAACAATTACAATCTCAAGGGAGAATTACTTCAACAGGAGGTAGAGGTACAAGTAGGTTCCCTTGAGGATCCAGGGGCAGTGCTGGTGGAAATGTTTGAGGATTTTTCTCCTCCaacgatggtggtggtggcggcggcggcggcgatgGGTATGCCTCTTTCCCGTCATTGGTTTTTGGCTTTGACAAACCAAAGTGTTCCCTTATCTTCTTTAACTTTTCAAAAATTTTCTTCCTGATCTCGGGATTGACAATGCGTGCTTCGGCAGGTTCTGTTGGAAGAAGAGTGAGTGATGCCAATGTCCCAACTGGCAAAGATAACATCACATCTCTTCGTGAAACTCCGAAGGTTTTTGGAGAGCCTGGTTTTTGTTTTCCCTCACTTCTCACCTGCAATATGAGGATCGAAGACGTTAAATAAAGATGCATCTCAGAGTCAGATTGAAAAGTAGAAGAGAAGTAATTGTTCCACAATCCATCGCGGCTTCAGTTTCAGTAAATGACGATGCTAGAAGGTACTAACAATGGCAGTATTAGAGCAACCAACTTAGCCTACACCTCCAGGCCTTTTGACAATTAAGAATCAATCTGAAAGACCGAACAATTAAATCCGGCTTGTTACAATTAATCCCTCTTAATTAGACCTTTGGGAAGAAAACACTGAAGCTGGAGATGACAAAACAGATCATATGTTCGGTACTTCTTACTCAGATCACCATGAATCCATCACGACAAGCTTGATCACAACAATTATTAAGCATAAATTAAGCATTTCCAATGGTTTACATTGTCAACAGAAAATAACTCGAGCAATGTGAACCACGCGGCAGAGATTACATAGTCAAAATCTTGGTAACTTTCTCCACCAAAAACATATGATTGGAGATTCTATAGATGATAAGTGTGATTATCTCTTCGTCTGAAACTCCGGATACGGAGATACAATGAAATCAAATGCCAACTTTGAAATACAAGGACCATTTCCCATGGTTTAACATCATGCTCTTAAATTGTTTCTTTATGGACAAAATTTAGCAGATCAGCAGCTGCATAGTTCTAATAACTGTAACTTATATAACCAACGACGTGAACACTGAAAACTTCCAAGTATTTGGAAAAGATACGGCTAGTTTCAAATGGCAAGGGACGATAGCTTCCCATAACAACTGCAATGCAGCTTGCACTCAATGATACAAATTGGTTATCCAACTTCGAACTAACTAACCGTTGCCCTGCAATTAAGTTGCGAATGCAGGTGCACGCTATATGCACCGGAGCTCTATAGCCTCACAGCTAACCCTCCCCATAACAAACATTAGGAGTTAAGGACAAGATATAAATCTGAACACACAACTCACAGTTCACAGTTTAAGTTTCTTCGCAAATTTTCGGAATAAGGAACATAAACAAGAGTTACTACTCATTCATTACCCTGAAATTAGACATGCCATCGCCCTTGATCTGTTTAACATTTGAGTCAAACGGACATTTGAACTGATTCACATCTCAAATAATGTATGAGCAAGAACTtcacaaacaaaaagaaaaaaacaaattatataaataaaaaacaaaacttggtgaatttttGTTGCTGAAATGAGCTCGGACAAACAAGGTCAATCGATTCAGAGTTCAAATATTGATAATTAAACACAAAGTGACAAAACGGATCAAAAGCAAAGGACTTTAAGCAGCATATTGAGTGAATTGAGACAGTACGAGTATCAACCTGAAGAGGAAGAGCTCTGTGCTTTGTGGTGGTTGTCACCGACATCGAGCGCTTCGTCGGAAACTGGGTTTCTCCGACCGACGCCAAAGGTAGCGGACCGCCCACCAGATTGCTGCAACTAGAGAATGCCATCTGTCTCTCCCGGCGAAGATCAACGGTCTCAAGACTACATATTGTTGTAGAGTTCCGCGGAACCGAAAACACAAAGTCGTTGGTCTTTGGAGGCCCAACTTAATTTTGGTTCTATCGTTGTGTAAAAGATTTCATTGATCCAGCCTGGTTGTACGTCTCGTTCTGTTTCTTTACCAGGATATATAACATTAATTGAAGagatttttttaagaaaaactaatgaaaagagtttgaaattttttaagttttaacgataaggacaaaataaagggtaaaatgaatagtatcaggattgactttttagtgtaataatgtggttttcgttaaagtgaacagtaccatgagcttttcgttaaagttcccattttTTTATTGTGCTAGGAATATCCGAATATGGTTCCTTTTTTTTagtgttattatacaaatggttggatattttaaaaaatatatatattcaatcACTTATATTCTAACACTTGAGGTATTGTGCCCTATTTCCGGCACAcagaaaaatattaaatcaCTTTTACAATTTCCACACTCACTAAATGTTACACGATAAATCAAATACAAACTGTGTGAGAAAATATGACAGCAGGTACGACTCATATTTTTGTATTTGAAAATCGGGGCATTTTGATATAGGCgccttgttttttaatttttttaggctAAACATACActtattttgaaaatttgatcaaacattttcctaaaattttggttattaatttcagttcctattatccctatatttatgcatttattaTCCATCTTCTGGGcatttcgttttctttttttttcttttcctattatccctatatttatgcatttattatccatctctatgcatttttttattgtttgttatatatttacttttttttttgtgaatatagtagaatatttataaaaaaattgtcaaattttattatttagaagACCCAACACATAGTAAAGATTTGtgtgattataaaaaaaaatggtacatttggaatgtaaatgtaccaaaagggttATCTGATAGAGACATTTGGTTTTGTGGTAcatttgagattttttgttcatttggtcTTTTGGTACAATAGGAATCTAAACGTACCAACAGGATTACCTGACAATGGGCACATTTGGTTTCTCTGTATATTTGAAATCTAAACGTACCAAAAAGGTTACATAACAATGGGTacatttggttttatggtacatttgaatttttggtacatttggttTCTCAGTACATTTGAAATCTAAACGTACCAAAAGTCGATACTTTTGTTCTCAAATGTACCATaagttttaagtatattttttatatatctatacatgaaaaaaaaatgtattgaagactttttattgatacaattttaatagaaagaatattttttttaaatacaaataatAAGGAAATGaggaattagttaattaattttttattttattttattaaaaaattatcattTAATGCGCAGAAGGGGATTGAGGAAATTAAATTCCTATATTATAGGCAATTAGTCGCTAAGCTCCCTTATACCTCtatataaatgcatttaaattaatgacatggaaattaaataaacaGAAAATTATTGAGGTGGCAATTGATTGAAGCACCTTAATCAAATCTTTAAAAGGAATGAATGTTTAATCTAACAACTATAGAAAATATGTAAGGCATTCTAATTTTCCCTTGAAAATATAGATTCCAAAACCTTTTTGCAAGTCGTGGTCCTTGTAGTGTTGTCTTCGATCCCCACCCAGCCTGCCAGACgcactacaagaaaaatgggCTAAGAACACAATTCATTTGTGCCCTTTTCATTATCATTGAGCACAAATACATATATGTGCTTTTTAAATATCAATGAGCACCAAAACCATCTCAAATGTGCTCTCTAAACAAAGGGCACATTGGTTTGTgccgaaaaagaaaaatagaaaggtGTATCTGTGCCTACAAAAATTTGAGCACGAAACTATTGTGTCTAGCTTATGTATGTCATTTTCATGTCagaaattagatttttttattaatatacaaaagcacaataaaggctCTCGTGCCctctaatttaatatatttaaataaaaagagaagGGACAGAGGGCGTTCACGTGCTTGCCACATGTGTGCAAAGAAACCTAGCATGTGCTACTATATAAGTGATATGCAGCTCCATTTGGTAATTTCTCAACCCTAGCAGCCGCTccacctcttctctctctctctgattacCCTAGCAACACCACTTCAAACCCAAACGCCTCTACCCTAATTTCTCTCTCGAATACTCGAGAGTTCTCTGCTTATAAACACCTCAAGGCTTTCATTTCAATTagcaaaaccatatatataaccTCTGCCTTCAAACCTCAGAATCGTCTTCGTTTTCAAACCCAGGCCATACTCTTGCTCCAGGCCAAGGTCAAAACTGTGATTACATATCATGGTGCTCCAAAAAGGTAACCATGACCCCCCCTGTGTTTTAGTTCTCAATTTCAAAGtgtgaatcagaaagagaaaaaCTTTTTGATGCATGTGTTTGATTCTTTATGTAGGTTTCCGATCTGAGATGATGGTGATGAAATGATGGGACCGGATCTCATATCGATGAACAAAAGGAAGGAAAAGGTCTACAATCTCTTGAATCCACAAAGAAAAAGGTAAAACTCTCCTCCGAAATAAATAATATGCGAAAATTTTCATTTCGATTccgatttgactttttttttttactttatgcCCATAAATTCATATGTTTGAGTCCTACTGTGGAAGTACAAGATTGATCGAACTCTGCTTGTGGGAATGATGACTTGTTGTGTCTGCATTGGTGGATGTATGTTTTAGTGTTGTTGTATATGAAATTAGCTGGAACAAATTAAGGACTTTGTTGTTTGTAAGAGTATTTCTCAGGATTAATTAGGAGGTTGAATCGTTTTCTTGAGCCATATAGGGGTTAGCGATCATTGAAGGCAGAAAGAAGTCCCGAACCCACATATAGACCATCCTGATGAATTTATTTGTGGAGCAGCAAAGCTTTCCGGGGAAGATGCAATTGGCCAGAATTGGGCCTCGATTCAAGAGGTAAAAATGATCCTATCCTCGTGGGCTGTCCTCCAGTGCAAATgcttttccaaaataaaaaatttcagttTTGGGATCGATTCTAGATTTCgaatttttttaattccatTTTC
It encodes the following:
- the LOC103414224 gene encoding uncharacterized protein is translated as MAFSSCSNLVGGPLPLASVGETQFPTKRSMSVTTTTKHRALPLQVRSEGKQKPGSPKTFGVSRRDVMLSLPVGTLASLTLLPTEPAEARIVNPEIRKKIFEKLKKIREHFGLSKPKTNDGKEAYPSPPPPPPPPSLEEKNPQTFPPALPLDPQGNLLVPLPPVEVILP